One region of Oncorhynchus nerka isolate Pitt River linkage group LG22, Oner_Uvic_2.0, whole genome shotgun sequence genomic DNA includes:
- the LOC115117606 gene encoding suppressor of cytokine signaling 6: MTNCLQPDGRTLWIAASSSGPQEESSHPVPVSCPTPLPCQGGPFRMKKISLKTICKSLNINKGKEEGGGDFVMLQQPSPAVDFSKEDSLFGGCYTKELAGCDLGGGGGGVEEEEKAGHNKGRSKSESLMGSLKRRLSAKQKAKVKGGSSAMGSVDDDDTFSSSSVPISFNEVKAHRPLRSASLRSHHYSPSPWPLRPVNSDEACIKMEVKVKAMVHSPSPSPNLNGVRKDFHHQDFQMEGIFQEQAVKNLQEQAESLKNLQQPQNGDQLHLNIDEHVPVVLGFTPQDYIQYTMPLEEGMYPEGSHSVSHSFCLDGSLPMEVVTEADSSSLHADQQSQEDQDLVSMNLNLPVDLFMESVNGLLIGSNGVMLQSSRDRVDAQHPPPLPLLPSNEIPRTCSGFSVAYSHVAERVRHHLNFDPNSAPGMSLVYDSVQSSGPMVVTSLTEELKKLARQGWYWGPITRWEAEEKLVNLPDGSFLVRDSSDDRYLLSLSFRSQTKTLHTRIEHSNGRFSFYEQPDVEGHTSIVDLIEYSIKDSENGAFCYSRSRLPGSATYPVRLTNPVSRFMQVRSLQYLCRFVIRQYTRIDLIQNLPLPNKMKDYLQEKHY, encoded by the coding sequence GGATAGCAGCATCTTCATCAGGACCCCAGGAGGAGAGCAGCCATCCCGTCCCAGTCTCATGTCCCACACCCCTTCCCTGCCAAGGAGGGCCGTTCAGAATGAAGAAAATCAGCCTTAAGACCATCTGCAAGTCCCTCAACATCAACAAGGGCAAGGAAGAAGGAGGGGGGGATTTTGTCATGCTCCAGCAGCCCTCGCCAGCGGTCGACTTCTCCAAGGAAGACTCTCTTTTCGGGGGCTGCTACACCAAAGAGCTGGCGGGCTGCGAccttggaggtggtggtggaggagttgaagaagaggagaaggctgGACACAACAAGGGCCGTTCTAAGAGCGAGAGTCTGATGGGTTCTCTGAAGAGGAGGCTGTCGGCCAAGCAGAAGGCCAAAGTCAAAGGGGGCTCCTCAGCCATGGGGTCAGTTGACGATGACgataccttctcctcctcctctgtgcccaTCAGCTTCAACGAGGTCAAGGCCCATCGGCCGTTACGATCGGCATCCCTCCGCAGCCACCATTACAGCCCCTCTCCCTGGCCCCTGCGGCCTGTGAACTCAGACGAAGCCTGCATCAAGATGGAGGTGAAAGTTAAAGCCATGGTCCACTCTCCGAGCCCCAGCCCCAACTTGAATGGTGTGCGGAAGGATTTCCACCACCAGGACTTCCAGATGGAGGGCATCTTTCAGGAGCAGGCCGTGAAGAACCTCCAGGAGCAGGCAGAGTCCCTGAAGAACCTCCAGCAGCCCCAAAACGGAGACCAGCTGCACCTGAACATTGACGAACACGTGCCTGTAGTCTTGGGCTTCACGCCGCAGGACTACATCCAGTACACTATGCCTTTAGAGGAGGGAATGTACCCAGAGGGGtcccactctgtctctcactccttctGCCTGGACGGGTCCCTGCCTATGGAGGTGGTGACTGAAGCGGACAGTAGCTCTCTCCACGCTGATCAGCAGAGTCAGGAAGACCAGGATCTGGTGAGTATGAACCTGAACCTGCCAGTGGACCttttcatggagtctgtgaacGGCCTCCTCATCGGCTCTAACGGCGTCATGCTCCAGAGCTCCAGGGACAGGGTCGATGCCCAACACCCCCCTCCTCTGCCCCTGCTACCCAGCAACGAGATCCCTAGGACTTGCTCTGGGTTCAGTGTTGCGTACAGCCACGTGGCGGAGCGGGTGAGGCACCACTTAAACTTTGACCCCAACTCGGCTCCGGGTATGAGCCTGGTGTATGACTCAGTCCAGAGCAGCGGACCCATGGTTGTGACCAGCCTGACCGAGGAGCTGAAGAAGCTAGCCAGGCAGGGTTGGTACTGGGGGCCCATCACACGCTGGGAGGCTGAGGAGAAGCTGGTCAACCTGCCCGATGGCTCGTTCCTGGTCAGGGACAGCTCGGATGACAGGTACCTCCTCAGCCTTAGTTTCCGCTCCCAGACCAAGACCCTCCACACCCGCATCGAACACTCCAACGGACGCTTCAGCTTCTACGAGCAGCCCGACGTGGAGGGACACACGTCCATCGTAGACCTGATAGAATACTCCATCAAAGATTCAGAGAATGGAGCCTTCTGTTATTCTAGATCTCGCTTACCAGGGTCCGCCACCTACCCCGTCAGGCTGACCAATCCCGTGTCTCGTTTTATGCAAGTGCGCTCCCTGCAGTACCTGTGTCGGtttgtgatcagacagtacaccAGGATTGACCTGATTCAGAACCTGCCTTTGCCCAACAAGATGAAAGACTACCTGCAGGAGAAGCACTACTGA